A single window of Gossypium arboreum isolate Shixiya-1 chromosome 13, ASM2569848v2, whole genome shotgun sequence DNA harbors:
- the LOC108462593 gene encoding uncharacterized protein LOC108462593 codes for MELEPAGKARKLDIQELEEIRNDSYENARIYKDKTKMFHDKNIVQKHFSVGQRVLLYNSVLKLFPIEIESEELGKRFTVNGQWLKLFYENFQAHTVEKIQLEPP; via the exons ATGGAGTTAGAGCCTGCGGGGAAGGCAAGGAAATTGGATATTCAAGAATTGGAGGAAATTCGCAATGATTCCTACGAGAATGCTCGAATTTATAAGGACAAAACAAAGATGTTTCATGACAAAAATATAGTTCAGAAGCATTTCTCAGTAGGACAAAGAGTTTTGCTTTATAACTCCGTATTAAAGCTATTCCCAA TTGAAATAGAAAGTGAAGAATTAGGAAAGCGGTTCACAGTCAATGGTCAATGGCTGAAGCTATTTTATGAGAATTTCCAGGCCCACACGGTCGAGAAAATTCAGTTAGAACCACCATAA